Proteins from a genomic interval of Thunnus maccoyii chromosome 1, fThuMac1.1, whole genome shotgun sequence:
- the muc15 gene encoding mucin-15 translates to MGLHLKITASLLLLVQAFHLAALQDSTDSPGRTIDKSWLRDLAKNLAGGQITAAEEERENDQGAVTDMESTNDYSSGIASGSMVIYNEREENETSQEKSANKTSDDLGVVMTTEPPTFPNVTTKQPELTNTTASTDSTNSSQTNMTETEEEFHNSTATPQNATTHLIAQNSTSFPDASNRTDLQTTTMAPERNVTQEVTTKSEEDTRLTNTTMNVTSTAAPDINKTATNSSSTTVFPSETTEIIPETPTAAAPNTPEKANLTDKNAASGSNSERGLASDSQKSKRHGAWGAVLGVAVAVVFVGLVAYIILKKKHQKGFSHRKLVEEFPSDPVLRLDNNEPLDLNFGGSAYYNPGLQGDNIQMNNFPGRHRN, encoded by the exons ATggggctgcatttaaaaatcacAGCAAGTCTCCTTCTGCTTGTTCAGGCCTTTCACCTGGCAGCGCTCCAAGATTCAACCGACTCTCCGGGGCGTACAATTGATAAAAGTTGGCTCCGTGATCTTGCCAAAAATCTTGCCGGAGGTCAAATCActgcagctgaagaggaaagagaaaatgatcagGGAGCTGTTACTGATATGGAGTCAACTAATGATTACAGCAGTGGGATAGCATCCGGCTCCATGGTAATATATAACGAAAGAGAGGAGAATGAAACCAGTCAAGAGAAGAGTGCAAATAAAACATCCGATGATCTGGGTGTTGTCATGACCACCGAGCCTCCCACATTCCCAAATGTTACAACCAAACAACCTGAATTGACTAATACCACTGCGAGTACAGATTCCACAAACTCAAGCCAAACTAACATGACAGAGACCGAAGAGGAATTTCATAACTCAACAGCAACTCCTCAAAACGCCACCACTCATCTGATTGCACAAAACTCCACCAGCTTTCCAGATGCTTCCAATCGCACTGATTTACAGACGACAACCATGGCTCCGGAGAGAAACGTTACACAAGAAGTCACGACAAAATCTGAAGAAGATACACGTTTAACCAACACAACAATGAATGTTACATCCACAGCAGCACCTGATATAAACAAGACAGCCACCAACTCTTCATCTACAACCGTGTTCCCTTCTGAGACCACAGAAATTATCCCCGAGACTCCGACTGCTGCTGCTCCGAACACACCTGAGAAGGCCAACCTGACAGACAAAAATGCAGCCTCGGGGAGCAACTCAGAAAGAG GTTTGGCATCAGATTCCCAAAAGAGTAAAAGGCACGGAGCTTGGGGGGCTGTGCTGGGAGTAGCAGTGGCTGTGGTCTTTGTGGGACTGGTGGCCTACATCATCCTGAAAAAGAAACACCAGAAGGGTTTCTCGCACAGGAAACTGGTTGAGGAGTTCCCTTCAGATCCAG TTCTCAGATTAGACAACAACGAGCCTTTGGACTTGAACTTTGGTGGTTCAGCCTATTACAACCCAGGACTCCAAGGAGACAACATCCAAATGAACAACTTTCCAGGGCGCCACAGAAACTGA